TCGATTGCCCAAGTGCAATCATAGCCATATTTCTCCATCTAGCTTTTGCATTATCAGTTCGATTTACAGCAATACCAAGATTAATATTTCTGATTATTTTTTTGATATTTAAATAAAAATATCCAAATCCAATAATCAATACAATGGCAAATAAAACATTACTAAGATAGGTCATGAAACTAGTTTTTTACGTTTGTTATAGAATCTTTTGGAGCAACGTATGGTTTGTTCTTTTTACCAAAAACAGAAACATTTACATATCTGGTTGGATTCAATCTCACATCTTGTAAAAGTAATTCTAACTCTCTTGAAGTTTTTGCTAAATTTTGATACAAAGCATCATCATTCATTAATTTCCCCATAGTTCCTTTACCAGATTCTATACCTTTCATTATACCATCAACTTTACTCAAAGTTGCATTTAAATTTTTGACTGTCTGACCTAAGTCAGCTTTATTTAATGAATCAGATATTTTTACAAAATTATCAGAAACTTTATTAAAATTAGTAACTACACCTTTCAGTTGTCCTTTATTTTCTTCTAAAATCACATTTGCATTCGCAGCTACTTTATGAAATTGTTCCATAGTAGCACTAAGTTCAGCTAAACTCTTTTTCAAATCAGCTTTTCCTTTGGCGTCTAGAACTTCATTAAAACTAACAACTAATTGATCTGCACTAGACATTAACTTTTCGACTTTAGCCATAGCTGGAGAAACTTTATCACCTAATGAGTCTACCAAACTTACTTCAATAACTCCTTTTAGATAATCTCCACTCTCCGCAATATTTTTATCAGCATAATTTGGATGAATTGCCAATTGCTTTCCTCCAATTAAACTTGCATCATAAATTACTGCTGTACTAGATTTAGAAATTGGAAAATCAGTATTAATTTGCAATTGAACCAAAAGAGTACCTTTCTCGGTTAGTGTTATAGATTTTACTTTACCAATAATTAGCCCGTTGATAGTTACAGGAGCTGAAGGAGCCAATCCTTCTACGTTTTCATATTCGGCGTAAAAAAATTTATAACTATTAAAAAGGTCGTTCCCTTTTAAATAACTGTATCCCCAAATGAATAATAAAATTGATGTTATAACTAAAATAGCTGTCTTTATTTCTCTTGTAATTTTCAAAATTTTGTTTTTTAATGGGTAAATTTAATATAAAATATTTGAACTAAAATTATTTGATGGCTTCTTGAATGCTTATTTTTTTACCATTTCTAAATGCGATCAAAAAAGCTGAATCATATCCTTTTGACTTTACATCTTTTAATTGATTTTTAGCTTCCTCATAGTCAGCGATTTCTCCGTATAGATATTTATAAATTTTATCTTCATATATTACAGACACATTTTTTAATCCTTTGAAATTTTGTGGTTTCAAGGCTAGTTTCTTTTTACTGGCAGAAAGTTGAATTTTATAAATAGAACCTAAAGTATCTTTTTTAATAATGGTCTTATTTGTTTCTGGAGTTTGAGAACTTTTTATGGGAGTTTCAGAATCTTTTACAGGATTTTCTTTAAGTATTTGTGAAGGTTTTTCTCCAAAAGTTTCTGCACCTCCATCTCCAAAATATTCATTTTTATAACTTATGATAGCATCAGCAATTGCTTTGGCAATATCATTTTGCCCTTGTTCTGAATTTAGTAATTCACCTTCAACAGTATTAGAAACAAATCCAGTTTCAATTAAAACCCTCGGCATATATGCTTTATGTAATACCATATAAGGAGCTTGTTTAACACCGCCATGACGCAATTTTTTTCCTAATAAAGCAAAAGCATCTTCTACTTTACTCGCTAATGAAATACTATTTTCCAAGTATTCCTCTTGCATCAAAGTCATACCAATCATTGTTTCGGGAGAATTAGGATCAAATCCTTCGTACTTTTGTTTATAATCTTTTTCTAAAGTAATTACTGCATTTTCTTTTTTTGCAGCCTCCAAATTTGAAGCCACTTTGGTCATCCCCATAACGTAGGTTTCAGTACCATCTGCAGCTAAATTTTTATTTGCATTACAATGTATAGATACAAAAACATGAGAATCTGCTCTATTGGCTATATTGGCTCGTTCCACTAAATCTATAAAAACATCAGTCTTTCTTGTATAAATAACATCTATTTTAGGATAAGATTCCAAAATTTTACCAACTTTCAATGCAATGGCTAAAGCGATATTTTTTTCGATCCTACCACTATAAACAGCCCCAAAATCATGAGCGCCATGACCTGCATCTAAAGTAACTTTAAAATTATTGGATTGTCCATAAGTATCGACCATCGACATCACTATTAAAAACGTGAATACAATTTTTATTTTTTTCGATATATGCATCTAATAGTTAATTTAATTAAAAGACTTCACTTATAAATTTATGATTTGATTATTTTTGCCAAAAAAATATAGTAATTTTGGCACACGAATACTTGAGTCTTCATTTTACAAAAATAGCATTTAAACCTTTGCATACAAACTTATTTAATATCGTTTTACTATCATTTTTCCTATCTATAGGTTGTTCTAATTTATATTCACAAGATATGAAAAAGAAACAAACGACTATTTCATCTAAGAAACAAGAAGTTAAGAAACCTGTCGAGGAAGCTAAGAATACTACACCTTCGACTGAATCACCTACTGACACTGTCAAATTAGACACGATTAAAGTTAAAAAAGTTTTTCTAAACGGGAAAGTAAATTACAAAGCCGCAAGCTATGCTAAAATTGAGCAAAAGAAAAAACTTATTACATTATACGATAAAGCGGAGTTATATTACCAAGATGTTGAGTTAAAATCGGGTATCATAGTCTTGGATTATGAAAAAAATGAAGTTTATGCTGGTCGAATAAAAGATTCACTAGGAAATTACACTCAATTTCCTAATTTCAAACAAGGCT
The Flavobacterium sp. 5 DNA segment above includes these coding regions:
- a CDS encoding MlaD family protein, with product MKITREIKTAILVITSILLFIWGYSYLKGNDLFNSYKFFYAEYENVEGLAPSAPVTINGLIIGKVKSITLTEKGTLLVQLQINTDFPISKSSTAVIYDASLIGGKQLAIHPNYADKNIAESGDYLKGVIEVSLVDSLGDKVSPAMAKVEKLMSSADQLVVSFNEVLDAKGKADLKKSLAELSATMEQFHKVAANANVILEENKGQLKGVVTNFNKVSDNFVKISDSLNKADLGQTVKNLNATLSKVDGIMKGIESGKGTMGKLMNDDALYQNLAKTSRELELLLQDVRLNPTRYVNVSVFGKKNKPYVAPKDSITNVKN
- a CDS encoding N-acetylmuramoyl-L-alanine amidase; its protein translation is MHISKKIKIVFTFLIVMSMVDTYGQSNNFKVTLDAGHGAHDFGAVYSGRIEKNIALAIALKVGKILESYPKIDVIYTRKTDVFIDLVERANIANRADSHVFVSIHCNANKNLAADGTETYVMGMTKVASNLEAAKKENAVITLEKDYKQKYEGFDPNSPETMIGMTLMQEEYLENSISLASKVEDAFALLGKKLRHGGVKQAPYMVLHKAYMPRVLIETGFVSNTVEGELLNSEQGQNDIAKAIADAIISYKNEYFGDGGAETFGEKPSQILKENPVKDSETPIKSSQTPETNKTIIKKDTLGSIYKIQLSASKKKLALKPQNFKGLKNVSVIYEDKIYKYLYGEIADYEEAKNQLKDVKSKGYDSAFLIAFRNGKKISIQEAIK